Within Acinetobacter sp. LoGeW2-3, the genomic segment TTTCTCTAATCACCTTGCCAATGGCGATGACTTACTTGGCGATGCATTTGAGTATCTGATGGGTCACTTTGCTTCTGAAAGCGGTAAAAGTAAAGGACAATTCTATACTCCAACAGAAGTCAGCCGTATAGTTGCCTCAATTGTCGGTATTGATGAATTTGAAGCACGTGGTGACACCACAGTTTATGACCCAACCTGTGGTTCAGGCTCTCTACTCCTTCGCGTAGCAGCTAAATCCAATCGTGATGATATTTCTTTATACGGCCAAGAAAAAGATGCTTCGACAAGCATTTTGGCACAAATGAACATGTTCTTGCATGGTTCTCCAACGGCAGAAATCCGCCAAGGGAATACCCTTTCAACGCCTAAATTTCTTGTCGACGGTGAACTCCAACGTTTTGATTTCATTGTGGCTAACCCGCCATTTTCAGATAAAAAATGGTCGATGGGCTTAGATGTTTCTACAGCAGATGCTGATATCTACGGTCGCTTTGAAGATTTTGGTATTCCTCCATCAAAACAAGGTGATTACGCTTATCTGCTTCACATTATCAAATCTCTAAAATCAACAGGTAAAGCGGCATGTATTCTGCCTCACGGTGTTTTATTCCGTGGTAATGCCGAAGCTGATATTCGCCAAAAATTAGTCGATTATGGTTTTATTAAAGCCATTATTGGTTTGCCTGCTAACTTGTTCTACGGTACAGGTATCCCTGCTTGTATTATCGTAATTGATCGTGAACATGCCGCAGCGCGTAAAGGCATTTTAATGATTGATGCGAGCCAAGGCTTTATTAAAGATGGTGCAAAAAACCGTCTGCGTGAGCGTGATTTGCATAAAATCATCGATGCATTCAAGAATCCTGAACAGCATGACAAGCGTTATGCGCGTATGGTCGGTTTAGATGAAATCATTAAAAACGGCTATAACCTGAATTTGCCACGTTATATCGACAATAGTGAAGCTGAAGATATCCAAGATATTGAGGCGCATTTACAAGGTGGTATTCCAAATGCAGATATTGAAGATTTAGCTGACTACTGGAAAGTTTGTCCTCAGCTTAAGAACAAACTGTTTAGTCCTCTACGTGAAGGTTATGCTGCGCTTAACTGTGCGACGCATGAAGTTAAAAGCTTTATTAACCAAGATGCAGAATTCGTTGCATTTAAAGAAAAAATGCAAGCACATTTCCAAGTTTGGGCAGATCAAGCGGAAGTCAAACTGAAAGCACTCAAAGCCAATCAGTTTGAACCTAAAGAATTAATTACTGAACTATCAGAATCTTTACTTGCCCATTATAAAGGTCAAGACCTTGTTGATCATTACAGTATCTATCAAATCTTAATGGATTACTGGGAAGGCATTATGCAGGATGATGCCTATATCATTGCTGCAGATGATTGGAAGGTCAATGCTGAACGTATTATTGAAACGGTAAAAGGTCAGCAAAAAGATAAAGGTTGGAAAGCCGACTTAGTACCAAAAGAAGTGGTG encodes:
- a CDS encoding N-6 DNA methylase; protein product: MAIKKSELYSSLWESCDNLRGGMDSSQYKDYILVLLFIKYVSDKKEQLDFIDIPDSATFSAMIELKGNAEIGDLINKQIVAPLAEACALNVKAMPDFNDSTKLGDGQEKVDRLTDLIAIFQRPELDFSNHLANGDDLLGDAFEYLMGHFASESGKSKGQFYTPTEVSRIVASIVGIDEFEARGDTTVYDPTCGSGSLLLRVAAKSNRDDISLYGQEKDASTSILAQMNMFLHGSPTAEIRQGNTLSTPKFLVDGELQRFDFIVANPPFSDKKWSMGLDVSTADADIYGRFEDFGIPPSKQGDYAYLLHIIKSLKSTGKAACILPHGVLFRGNAEADIRQKLVDYGFIKAIIGLPANLFYGTGIPACIIVIDREHAAARKGILMIDASQGFIKDGAKNRLRERDLHKIIDAFKNPEQHDKRYARMVGLDEIIKNGYNLNLPRYIDNSEAEDIQDIEAHLQGGIPNADIEDLADYWKVCPQLKNKLFSPLREGYAALNCATHEVKSFINQDAEFVAFKEKMQAHFQVWADQAEVKLKALKANQFEPKELITELSESLLAHYKGQDLVDHYSIYQILMDYWEGIMQDDAYIIAADDWKVNAERIIETVKGQQKDKGWKADLVPKEVVINRYFADRRDELAREQAKLDELTQELTEHEENHSGDEDILEQGIKEKDVKELWQSEVLDAAPKAYAADFSIYSAAQQQLENAQGILDGLEKENTIIALMLKAKNTTAKKMAAFAEQQSSEEKSIIERYATAFTQLKNAKTLMKNKYEIFESGISELITNNQGEDSLDNFDNLAVLYRWMDLTYQIKAQKTLVKDLETKLDTDTFNYYFNLTESEIKELVTDDKWLADLAKQINADVERVAQRLTVRVRELAERYEFTLGQLTQSVEDLEKQVEAYLVAMGFEV